In a genomic window of Streptomyces sp. NBC_01142:
- a CDS encoding multifunctional oxoglutarate decarboxylase/oxoglutarate dehydrogenase thiamine pyrophosphate-binding subunit/dihydrolipoyllysine-residue succinyltransferase subunit, producing MSSQSPSNSSTSTDQGGQGKNPAAAFGPNEWLVDEIYQQYLQDPNSVDRAWWDFFADYKPGASASGTADKPEGAAAAGAAVTTPPAPATAPAQPATPAPAAPAPAAAAPAPPPGAGTGTAGAAPAAPAAAAKPAAAAPAPAKAAPAAPAKPAAAAAEPAAEAPAGPEYVTLRGPSAAVAKNMNASLELPTATSVRAVPVKLLFDNRIVINNHLKRARGGKVSFTHLIGYAMVQALKAMPTMNNSFAEKDGKPTLVKPEHVNLGLAIDLVKPNGDRQLVVAAIKKAETLNFFEFWQAYEDIVRRARNGKLGMDDFTGVTASLTNPGGIGTVHSVPRLMPGQGLIMGVGAMDYPAEFQGTSQDTLNKLGISKVMTLTSTYDHRVIQGAASGEFLRVVSNLLLGETGFYDEIFESLRIPYEPVRWLKDIDVSHDDDVTKAARVFELIHSYRVRGHVMADTDPLEYKQRKHPDLDIIEHGLTLWDLEREFAVGGFSGKSMMKLRDILGVLRDSYCRTTGVEFMHIQDPKQRKWIQDRIERGHTKPEREEQLRILRRLNAAEAFETFLQTKYVGQKRFSLEGGESVIPLLDAVIDSAAESRLDEVVIGMAHRGRLNVLANIVGKSYAQIFREFEGNLDPKSMHGSGDVKYHLGAEGTFTGLDGEQIKVSLVANPSHLEAVDPVLEGVARAKQDVINKGGTDFTVLPVALHGDAAFAGQGVVAETLNMSQLRGYRTGGTVHIVINNQVGFTAAPESSRSSMYATDVARMIEAPIFHVNGDDPEAVVRVARLAFEFRQTFNKDVVIDLICYRRRGHNEGDNPQFTNPQMYNLIDKKRSVRKLYTESLIGRGDITLEEAEQALQDFQGQLEKVFAEVREATSHPAPAHVPDAQAEFPVAVTTAVSQEVVKRIAESQVSIPDRIKVHPRLMPQMQRRAASVEDGTIDWGMGETLAIGSLLMEGTPVRLSGQDTRRGTFGQRHAVLVDQETGEDYTPLQYLSEDQARYNVYDSLLSEYAAMGFEYGYSLARSEALVMWEAQFGDFVNGAQTVVDEFISSAEQKWGQTSGVTLLLPHGYEGQGPDHSSARPERFLQMCAQNNMTVAMPTLPSNYFHLLRWQVHNPHHKPLIVFTPKSMLRLKAAASKAEEFINGGFRPVIGDDTVDPNAVRKVVFCTGKVYYDLEAERVKRGNTDTAIIRLERLYPLPGAELQAEIAKFPNAEKYLWTQEEPANQGAWPFIALNLIDHLDLAVGADVPHGERLRRISRPHGSSPAVGSAKRHQAEQQQLLNEVFEA from the coding sequence GTGTCGTCTCAGTCCCCCAGTAACTCGAGCACCTCAACAGACCAAGGCGGGCAGGGTAAGAACCCTGCCGCCGCGTTCGGTCCCAATGAGTGGCTCGTCGACGAGATCTACCAGCAGTACCTCCAGGACCCGAATTCGGTCGACCGTGCCTGGTGGGACTTCTTCGCCGACTACAAGCCGGGGGCGTCCGCGTCCGGTACGGCGGACAAGCCCGAGGGTGCCGCAGCCGCGGGGGCTGCGGTGACCACTCCCCCCGCACCGGCCACAGCTCCGGCGCAGCCCGCGACCCCGGCACCGGCCGCTCCGGCCCCTGCCGCCGCCGCGCCCGCCCCACCGCCCGGTGCAGGCACCGGTACCGCAGGAGCGGCTCCCGCTGCTCCCGCTGCTGCGGCGAAGCCCGCGGCTGCCGCTCCGGCGCCCGCAAAGGCTGCCCCGGCCGCCCCGGCCAAGCCGGCCGCGGCCGCGGCGGAGCCCGCCGCCGAGGCCCCCGCAGGCCCCGAGTACGTGACGCTGCGCGGCCCGTCCGCCGCTGTCGCGAAGAACATGAACGCCTCGCTGGAGCTGCCCACGGCCACGTCCGTGCGCGCCGTCCCGGTGAAGCTGCTCTTCGACAACCGCATCGTCATCAACAACCACCTCAAGCGCGCCCGCGGTGGGAAGGTCTCCTTCACCCACCTCATCGGGTACGCGATGGTTCAGGCCCTCAAGGCCATGCCGACGATGAACAACTCCTTCGCCGAGAAGGACGGCAAGCCGACGCTGGTCAAGCCCGAGCACGTCAACCTGGGCCTGGCCATCGACCTGGTCAAGCCCAACGGCGACCGCCAGCTCGTCGTCGCGGCCATCAAGAAGGCCGAGACGCTCAACTTCTTCGAGTTCTGGCAGGCGTACGAGGACATCGTCCGCCGCGCCCGCAACGGCAAGCTCGGCATGGACGACTTCACCGGCGTCACCGCCTCGCTGACCAACCCCGGCGGCATCGGCACCGTTCACTCGGTGCCCCGCCTGATGCCCGGACAGGGCCTCATCATGGGCGTCGGCGCGATGGACTACCCGGCCGAGTTCCAGGGCACCTCGCAGGACACCCTGAACAAGCTGGGCATCTCCAAGGTCATGACGCTGACCTCGACGTACGACCACCGGGTCATCCAGGGCGCCGCCTCCGGCGAGTTCCTGCGGGTCGTCTCCAACCTGCTGCTCGGCGAGACCGGCTTCTACGACGAGATCTTCGAGTCGCTGCGCATCCCCTACGAGCCGGTCCGCTGGCTCAAGGACATCGACGTCTCCCACGACGACGACGTCACCAAGGCGGCGCGCGTCTTCGAGCTGATCCACTCCTACCGGGTCCGCGGCCATGTCATGGCCGACACCGACCCGCTGGAGTACAAGCAGCGCAAGCACCCCGACCTGGACATCATCGAGCACGGCCTCACCCTGTGGGACCTGGAGCGCGAGTTCGCGGTCGGCGGCTTCTCCGGCAAGTCGATGATGAAGCTGCGCGACATCCTCGGCGTGCTGCGCGACTCGTACTGCCGCACCACCGGCGTCGAGTTCATGCACATCCAGGACCCGAAGCAGCGCAAGTGGATCCAGGACCGCATCGAGCGCGGGCACACCAAGCCCGAGCGCGAGGAGCAGCTGCGCATCCTGCGCCGTCTGAACGCCGCCGAGGCCTTCGAGACGTTCCTGCAGACCAAGTACGTCGGCCAGAAGCGGTTCTCGCTGGAGGGCGGCGAGTCCGTCATCCCGCTGCTCGACGCGGTCATCGACTCGGCCGCCGAGTCGCGCCTGGACGAGGTCGTCATCGGCATGGCCCACCGCGGCCGGCTCAACGTCCTCGCCAACATCGTCGGCAAGTCGTACGCGCAGATCTTCCGGGAGTTCGAGGGCAACCTCGACCCGAAGTCGATGCACGGCTCCGGCGACGTGAAGTACCACCTCGGCGCCGAGGGCACCTTCACCGGTCTGGACGGCGAGCAGATCAAGGTCTCGCTGGTCGCCAACCCCTCCCACCTGGAGGCCGTCGACCCGGTCCTGGAGGGTGTCGCCCGCGCCAAGCAGGACGTCATCAACAAGGGCGGCACCGACTTCACCGTCCTGCCCGTCGCCCTGCACGGTGACGCGGCCTTCGCCGGCCAGGGTGTCGTCGCCGAGACGCTGAACATGTCCCAGCTGCGCGGCTACCGCACCGGCGGCACGGTCCACATCGTCATCAACAACCAGGTCGGCTTCACCGCCGCCCCGGAGTCGTCGCGTTCGTCGATGTACGCGACCGATGTGGCCCGCATGATCGAGGCGCCGATCTTCCATGTGAACGGCGACGACCCGGAGGCCGTGGTCCGCGTGGCCCGTCTGGCCTTCGAGTTCCGCCAGACGTTCAACAAGGATGTCGTGATCGACCTCATCTGCTACCGCCGCCGCGGTCACAACGAGGGCGACAACCCGCAGTTCACCAACCCGCAGATGTACAACCTGATCGACAAGAAGCGCTCGGTGCGCAAGCTCTACACCGAGTCGCTGATCGGTCGCGGCGACATCACGCTGGAAGAGGCGGAGCAGGCGCTCCAGGACTTCCAGGGCCAGCTGGAGAAGGTCTTCGCGGAGGTCCGCGAGGCCACCAGCCACCCGGCCCCGGCGCATGTCCCGGACGCCCAGGCCGAGTTCCCGGTGGCCGTCACCACCGCGGTCTCCCAGGAGGTCGTGAAGCGGATCGCCGAGTCCCAGGTCAGCATCCCCGACCGGATCAAGGTCCACCCGCGTCTGATGCCGCAGATGCAGCGCCGTGCGGCCTCGGTGGAGGACGGCACGATCGACTGGGGCATGGGCGAGACGCTCGCCATCGGCTCGCTGCTGATGGAGGGCACCCCGGTCCGTCTCTCCGGCCAGGACACCCGCCGCGGTACGTTCGGCCAGCGCCACGCGGTGCTGGTGGACCAGGAGACCGGCGAGGACTACACCCCGCTGCAGTACCTCTCCGAGGACCAGGCCCGCTACAACGTCTACGACTCGCTGCTGAGCGAGTACGCGGCGATGGGCTTCGAGTACGGCTACTCCCTCGCCCGTTCCGAGGCGCTGGTCATGTGGGAGGCGCAGTTCGGTGACTTCGTCAACGGCGCGCAGACCGTCGTCGACGAGTTCATCTCCTCGGCCGAGCAGAAGTGGGGCCAGACCTCCGGCGTCACGCTGCTGCTGCCGCACGGCTACGAGGGCCAGGGCCCGGACCACTCGTCCGCCCGTCCTGAGCGCTTCCTGCAGATGTGCGCGCAGAACAACATGACGGTCGCGATGCCGACCCTCCCGTCGAACTACTTCCACCTGCTGCGCTGGCAGGTCCACAACCCGCACCACAAGCCGCTCATCGTCTTCACCCCGAAGTCGATGCTGCGCCTGAAGGCCGCGGCGTCGAAGGCGGAGGAGTTCATCAACGGCGGCTTCCGCCCGGTGATCGGCGACGACACCGTGGACCCGAACGCGGTCCGCAAGGTCGTCTTCTGCACCGGCAAGGTCTACTACGACCTGGAGGCCGAGCGGGTCAAGCGCGGCAACACGGACACGGCGATCATCCGTCTCGAGCGCCTCTACCCGCTGCCGGGTGCCGAGCTCCAGGCGGAGATCGCCAAGTTCCCGAACGCCGAGAAGTACCTCTGGACGCAGGAGGAGCCGGCGAACCAGGGTGCGTGGCCGTTCATCGCGCTCAACCTGATCGACCACCTCGACCTGGCGGTCGGTGCGGACGTCCCGCACGGCGAGCGCCTGCGGCGCATCTCGCGCCCGCACGGCTCGTCCCCGGCTGTCGGCTCGGCCAAGCGCCACCAGGCGGAGCAGCAGCAGCTGCTCAACGAGGTCTTCGAGGCCTGA